One stretch of Narcine bancroftii isolate sNarBan1 chromosome 8, sNarBan1.hap1, whole genome shotgun sequence DNA includes these proteins:
- the LOC138740582 gene encoding protocadherin-20-like isoform X1, translating to MEPKSIFCVECSGSVLQVIKFLYILLILSCHNIPSYLATELEYKVLENEDEGVFIGNITNDIVSALDTECNSLAYRFMKEMEFFMLKNKSGELYTTKQRIDRETLCPVVFHGRPCTQEVNVVILCANQYLQMVKVKIVILDVNDNTPYFEEEVLELSIPEDAVVGTSFAIDYYFATDKDAGENGIQNYHLQSNENVFGLKDEGTRSIVVLQSLDRETKNLYEMKIMAVDGGTPPLTGTATLLINIQDINDNCPLFNTSEMVVHIPESITFNSVVAHLQAVDADLGPNAEITYSYGNRIRDISRKLFHLDSATGLITFSGNGSPETLPEHKLTILANSPGCAPAIIQITVIILYGSNYNPKLEISYIANQADGVIFLKETTPENTPVALLEMTGRDHYLKGSLYVKGNIPFYLKPYERSGNKHLLVTSRHLDYELENQYKIVIKAEDPRITHELAICLQVTDENDNSPQFHQSSFEISVEENNAPGALLLKVFATDADSGQNGKVAYLLGSDAPTIFSIETFTGVLTVSTSLDRENENLYTFTITAVDHGTPPRKESTIVIIHVLDQNDNIPTFLTDDYTFFIPENFQSHGEIGVINVTDLDAGLNGHVIVSILNGSSIFLMDNTRGILRCNSSVDREKSTMHVFWLEAVDGGQPSLSARAKITVFVLDVNDNPPIVLLPQSNASWLLVPPNTPQGASVAEIYAVDYDTGINAVMTYNIVGRNGPAPHIFGINTATGNITLQEELLHKDYGLYQLLVKVSDLGQPQPLHSTVMVNLFVNETMSNKSYLEALLHSQTLFTEEKQTEPNPCPLMQTLDFPCSPPVIPIAVTMIVVSVIFLTIALYMLLSMKKKTKRKELYKDAQIPLKINLDYYTKDWNDAQL from the coding sequence AAATTTCTCTACATTCTTCTGATACTGTCCTGCCACAACATACCAAGCTACCTAGCAACAGAACTTGAGTATAAAGTGTTAGAGAATGAGGATGAAGGAGTATTTATTGGGAATATAACCAATGATATAGTTTCAGCATTGGATACAGAATGCAATTCACTGGCTTATAGATTTATGAAGGAAATGGAATTTTTCATGCTGAAGAATAAGAGTGGAGAGCTGTATACAACAAAGCAGAGAATTGACAGGGAAACGTTATGCCCAGTTGTGTTTCATGGTCGTCCTTGTACCCAGGAAGTCAATGTGGTCATTCTATGTGCCAACCAATACCTGCAAATGGTGAAAGTTAAGATAGTCATTTTGGATGTTAATGACAATACACCATATTTTGAAGAAGAAGTCTTGGAACTCTCTATTCCAGAGGATGCAGTTGTAGGAACATCATTTGCAATAGATTACTACTTTGCTACTGACAAGGATGCCGGGGAAAATGGTATTCAGAATTATCACCTTCAAAGCAATGAAAATGTATTCGGCTTGAAAGATGAGGGAACGCGTTCCATTGTTGTCCTGCAATCATTAGATAGGGAGACAAAGAATCTGTATGAGATGAAAATTATGGCAGTGGATGGGGGCACGCCCCCTTTAACTGGAACGGCCACACTTCTGATCAACATTCAAGATATAAATGACAATTGCCCTTTGTTTAATACATCAGAGATGGTGGTTCATATACCTGAAAGTATCACTTTTAATAGTGTGGTGGCACACCTCCAGGCTGTAGATGCAGATTTAGGACCGAACGCTGAAATCACCTATTCTTATGGTAACCGCATACGGGATATATCCAGAAAACTATTTCACTTAGACAGTGCCACAGGGCTCATCACATTTTCTGGAAATGGAAGTCCAGAGACACTTCCTGAACATAAGCTCACTATTTTAGCTAATAGTCCAGGTTGTGCCCCAGCCATCATTCAAATTACGGTGATCATCCTTTATGGCAGCAATTATAATCCAAAGTTGGAAATCAGCTACATCGCTAACCAGGCTGATGGTGTGATTTTCCTGAAGGAAACTACTCCTGAAAACACACCAGTTGCTCTGCTGGAGATGACTGGCCGTGATCATTATCTGAAAGGTTCACTCTACGTCAAAGGCAATATTCCTTTCTATCTCAAACCTTATGAAAGGTCTGGAAATAAACATTTGCTGGTCACTTCACGGCATTTGGATTATGAACTTGAGAACCAGTACAAAATTGTCATTAAGGCTGAAGACCCCCGTATCACCCATGAACTAGCGATTTGCCTTCAGGTCACTGACGAAAATGACAACTCTCCACAATTTCACCAAAGTTCATTTGAAATCTCAGTGGAAGAAAACAACGCACCAGGAGCTTTATTGCTGAAGGTTTTTGCAACTGATGCAGACAGTggtcaaaatgggaaagtggcCTATCTCCTGGGATCTGATGCTCCAACCATCTTTTCAATTGAAACGTTTACTGGGGTTTTAACTGTGTCTACCTCCTTggacagggagaatgaaaacttgtaCACATTTACGATTACTGCAGTTGATCATGGAACCCCTCCCAGAAAGGAGAGTACCATTGTTATCATTCACGTCTTAGACCAGAACGATAACATACCCACTTTCCTCACTGATGATTATACATTCTTTATACCAGAGAACTTCCAGAGTCATGGTGAAATTGGAGTTATCAATGTCACAGATTTAGATGCAGGCCTCAATGGTCACGTTATTGTGTCCATCCTGAATGGCAGTAGTATTTTTTTAATGGACAATACCAGAGGAATTTTACGCTGCAATTCTTCAGTGGACAGAGAAAAAAGTACCATGCATGTGTTTTGGTTGGAGGCTGTTGATGGAGGACAACCATCTCTTTCTGCAAGGGCAAAAATCACAGTGTTTGTCCTGGATGTAAATGATAACCCTCCCATAGTATTACTTCCTCAGTCCAATGCATCCTGGTTACTTGTGCCCCCTAATACACCCCAAGGAGCTTCAGTGGCTGAGATTTATGCTGTTGACTATGACACTGGTATTAACGCTGTCATGACGTACAATATTGTTGGGAGGAATGGCCCTGCCCCTCACATATTTGGAATTAATACAGCCACAGGAAATATCACTTTGCAGGAAGAACTGTTGCACAAAGATTATGGCTTGTATCAACTGCTCGTTAAAGTCAGCGATCTCGGGCAACCGCAACCGCTCCATTCCACCGTCATGGTAAATTTGTTTGTCAATGAGACCATGAGCAATAAAAGTTACTTGGAGGCTTTGTTACACAGCCAAACTCTTTTCACAGAAGAGAAACAGACTGAACCAAATCCGTGCCCCTTAATGCAGACTTTGGACTTTCCCTGTTCACCTCCTGTTATTCCCATTGCCGTTACAATGATCGTTGTCTCTGTAATTTTCCTTACCATTGCTCTTTATATGCTTCTGAGCATGAAAAAGAAAACCAAAAGGAAAGAACTTTACAAAGATGCCCAAATACCATTAAAAATAAACCTGGACTACTACACAAAAGACTGGAATGATGCTCAACTGTAA
- the LOC138740582 gene encoding protocadherin-20-like isoform X2 yields the protein MEPKSIFCVECSGSVLQKFLYILLILSCHNIPSYLATELEYKVLENEDEGVFIGNITNDIVSALDTECNSLAYRFMKEMEFFMLKNKSGELYTTKQRIDRETLCPVVFHGRPCTQEVNVVILCANQYLQMVKVKIVILDVNDNTPYFEEEVLELSIPEDAVVGTSFAIDYYFATDKDAGENGIQNYHLQSNENVFGLKDEGTRSIVVLQSLDRETKNLYEMKIMAVDGGTPPLTGTATLLINIQDINDNCPLFNTSEMVVHIPESITFNSVVAHLQAVDADLGPNAEITYSYGNRIRDISRKLFHLDSATGLITFSGNGSPETLPEHKLTILANSPGCAPAIIQITVIILYGSNYNPKLEISYIANQADGVIFLKETTPENTPVALLEMTGRDHYLKGSLYVKGNIPFYLKPYERSGNKHLLVTSRHLDYELENQYKIVIKAEDPRITHELAICLQVTDENDNSPQFHQSSFEISVEENNAPGALLLKVFATDADSGQNGKVAYLLGSDAPTIFSIETFTGVLTVSTSLDRENENLYTFTITAVDHGTPPRKESTIVIIHVLDQNDNIPTFLTDDYTFFIPENFQSHGEIGVINVTDLDAGLNGHVIVSILNGSSIFLMDNTRGILRCNSSVDREKSTMHVFWLEAVDGGQPSLSARAKITVFVLDVNDNPPIVLLPQSNASWLLVPPNTPQGASVAEIYAVDYDTGINAVMTYNIVGRNGPAPHIFGINTATGNITLQEELLHKDYGLYQLLVKVSDLGQPQPLHSTVMVNLFVNETMSNKSYLEALLHSQTLFTEEKQTEPNPCPLMQTLDFPCSPPVIPIAVTMIVVSVIFLTIALYMLLSMKKKTKRKELYKDAQIPLKINLDYYTKDWNDAQL from the coding sequence AAATTTCTCTACATTCTTCTGATACTGTCCTGCCACAACATACCAAGCTACCTAGCAACAGAACTTGAGTATAAAGTGTTAGAGAATGAGGATGAAGGAGTATTTATTGGGAATATAACCAATGATATAGTTTCAGCATTGGATACAGAATGCAATTCACTGGCTTATAGATTTATGAAGGAAATGGAATTTTTCATGCTGAAGAATAAGAGTGGAGAGCTGTATACAACAAAGCAGAGAATTGACAGGGAAACGTTATGCCCAGTTGTGTTTCATGGTCGTCCTTGTACCCAGGAAGTCAATGTGGTCATTCTATGTGCCAACCAATACCTGCAAATGGTGAAAGTTAAGATAGTCATTTTGGATGTTAATGACAATACACCATATTTTGAAGAAGAAGTCTTGGAACTCTCTATTCCAGAGGATGCAGTTGTAGGAACATCATTTGCAATAGATTACTACTTTGCTACTGACAAGGATGCCGGGGAAAATGGTATTCAGAATTATCACCTTCAAAGCAATGAAAATGTATTCGGCTTGAAAGATGAGGGAACGCGTTCCATTGTTGTCCTGCAATCATTAGATAGGGAGACAAAGAATCTGTATGAGATGAAAATTATGGCAGTGGATGGGGGCACGCCCCCTTTAACTGGAACGGCCACACTTCTGATCAACATTCAAGATATAAATGACAATTGCCCTTTGTTTAATACATCAGAGATGGTGGTTCATATACCTGAAAGTATCACTTTTAATAGTGTGGTGGCACACCTCCAGGCTGTAGATGCAGATTTAGGACCGAACGCTGAAATCACCTATTCTTATGGTAACCGCATACGGGATATATCCAGAAAACTATTTCACTTAGACAGTGCCACAGGGCTCATCACATTTTCTGGAAATGGAAGTCCAGAGACACTTCCTGAACATAAGCTCACTATTTTAGCTAATAGTCCAGGTTGTGCCCCAGCCATCATTCAAATTACGGTGATCATCCTTTATGGCAGCAATTATAATCCAAAGTTGGAAATCAGCTACATCGCTAACCAGGCTGATGGTGTGATTTTCCTGAAGGAAACTACTCCTGAAAACACACCAGTTGCTCTGCTGGAGATGACTGGCCGTGATCATTATCTGAAAGGTTCACTCTACGTCAAAGGCAATATTCCTTTCTATCTCAAACCTTATGAAAGGTCTGGAAATAAACATTTGCTGGTCACTTCACGGCATTTGGATTATGAACTTGAGAACCAGTACAAAATTGTCATTAAGGCTGAAGACCCCCGTATCACCCATGAACTAGCGATTTGCCTTCAGGTCACTGACGAAAATGACAACTCTCCACAATTTCACCAAAGTTCATTTGAAATCTCAGTGGAAGAAAACAACGCACCAGGAGCTTTATTGCTGAAGGTTTTTGCAACTGATGCAGACAGTggtcaaaatgggaaagtggcCTATCTCCTGGGATCTGATGCTCCAACCATCTTTTCAATTGAAACGTTTACTGGGGTTTTAACTGTGTCTACCTCCTTggacagggagaatgaaaacttgtaCACATTTACGATTACTGCAGTTGATCATGGAACCCCTCCCAGAAAGGAGAGTACCATTGTTATCATTCACGTCTTAGACCAGAACGATAACATACCCACTTTCCTCACTGATGATTATACATTCTTTATACCAGAGAACTTCCAGAGTCATGGTGAAATTGGAGTTATCAATGTCACAGATTTAGATGCAGGCCTCAATGGTCACGTTATTGTGTCCATCCTGAATGGCAGTAGTATTTTTTTAATGGACAATACCAGAGGAATTTTACGCTGCAATTCTTCAGTGGACAGAGAAAAAAGTACCATGCATGTGTTTTGGTTGGAGGCTGTTGATGGAGGACAACCATCTCTTTCTGCAAGGGCAAAAATCACAGTGTTTGTCCTGGATGTAAATGATAACCCTCCCATAGTATTACTTCCTCAGTCCAATGCATCCTGGTTACTTGTGCCCCCTAATACACCCCAAGGAGCTTCAGTGGCTGAGATTTATGCTGTTGACTATGACACTGGTATTAACGCTGTCATGACGTACAATATTGTTGGGAGGAATGGCCCTGCCCCTCACATATTTGGAATTAATACAGCCACAGGAAATATCACTTTGCAGGAAGAACTGTTGCACAAAGATTATGGCTTGTATCAACTGCTCGTTAAAGTCAGCGATCTCGGGCAACCGCAACCGCTCCATTCCACCGTCATGGTAAATTTGTTTGTCAATGAGACCATGAGCAATAAAAGTTACTTGGAGGCTTTGTTACACAGCCAAACTCTTTTCACAGAAGAGAAACAGACTGAACCAAATCCGTGCCCCTTAATGCAGACTTTGGACTTTCCCTGTTCACCTCCTGTTATTCCCATTGCCGTTACAATGATCGTTGTCTCTGTAATTTTCCTTACCATTGCTCTTTATATGCTTCTGAGCATGAAAAAGAAAACCAAAAGGAAAGAACTTTACAAAGATGCCCAAATACCATTAAAAATAAACCTGGACTACTACACAAAAGACTGGAATGATGCTCAACTGTAA